One window of the Acaryochloris sp. CCMEE 5410 genome contains the following:
- a CDS encoding YqaE/Pmp3 family membrane protein, whose product MDLGRNQSLTLNLRKIMSPIQLALAIILPPVSIFFDEGFSVTLIINTLLTLIAWIPGSIHAVWVLSKRAQQAST is encoded by the coding sequence ATGGATTTAGGAAGAAATCAGTCCTTAACCCTCAACCTACGCAAAATCATGAGTCCCATACAGCTAGCCTTGGCAATTATTTTGCCCCCTGTCAGTATCTTTTTCGACGAAGGGTTCAGCGTCACGCTAATTATCAATACCCTACTAACGCTTATAGCCTGGATCCCAGGTTCGATCCATGCAGTTTGGGTTTTATCCAAACGGGCACAGCAAGCTAGTACCTGA
- a CDS encoding type 1 glutamine amidotransferase domain-containing protein: protein MVQMQDPTITRVAFLLEDQFEDLEFQVPYTALLQARADVTVLGTRMNDEYRGAKGDISKKPDATTAEMRAGDFEAIVIPGGGAPDKIRTNPQTIRFVADAVNSGKIVAAVCHGPQILIEADLIQNRRLTGYQAIRKDLINAGGHYFDEPVVIDGNLITARCPSDLPMFTTMLLQAMGLAIPDKPLPVITDRTYPW from the coding sequence ATGGTTCAAATGCAGGATCCTACTATCACTCGGGTCGCCTTTTTACTAGAAGACCAATTCGAAGATTTAGAGTTCCAAGTCCCCTACACTGCTTTGCTGCAAGCTAGAGCCGATGTGACTGTTCTAGGAACACGGATGAATGACGAGTACCGAGGCGCGAAAGGTGACATCTCGAAAAAGCCAGATGCTACAACTGCAGAAATGAGGGCAGGTGATTTTGAGGCTATTGTTATTCCAGGTGGCGGCGCTCCAGACAAGATTCGCACCAATCCCCAAACCATTCGCTTCGTTGCTGATGCAGTAAATTCAGGAAAAATAGTAGCTGCAGTCTGCCATGGTCCTCAAATTCTAATAGAAGCAGACTTGATTCAGAATAGGCGGCTCACGGGCTACCAAGCCATTCGCAAAGATCTCATCAACGCGGGGGGACACTATTTCGACGAACCAGTAGTGATAGACGGCAATTTGATCACAGCACGTTGTCCAAGCGACCTGCCGATGTTTACTACGATGTTATTGCAGGCGATGGGACTAGCCATTCCAGACAAGCCATTGCCAGTTATCACAGATCGCACTTATCCCTGGTGA
- a CDS encoding PleD family two-component system response regulator, with product MIVNSLKLANCQSSNRSKGNSSFYPPSILVIEDDRDNLILLYHFLRSSHFDVFLASDALTGLKLATAHPPDLILLDIMMPKMSGYELLRHLRQNFKLMSIPVIAVTGMSTEAEHRDILQAGCADYICKPFLLDQLQAAIQNQLTGIAPRVAIN from the coding sequence ATGATTGTCAATTCCTTAAAGCTCGCTAATTGCCAGAGTAGTAATAGGAGCAAGGGCAATTCTTCTTTCTATCCTCCCTCTATTTTGGTCATTGAAGATGATCGGGATAATCTTATTCTTCTATACCATTTCCTGAGATCCAGTCATTTCGACGTGTTTTTAGCCTCAGATGCTTTAACGGGCCTTAAGCTTGCTACCGCACATCCGCCCGATCTTATTCTCTTAGATATTATGATGCCGAAAATGAGTGGGTATGAGTTGCTCCGCCACCTTCGCCAGAATTTTAAGTTGATGTCTATTCCTGTGATTGCTGTGACTGGCATGAGCACGGAAGCAGAACACAGAGACATCCTGCAGGCGGGTTGTGCTGACTATATCTGCAAACCTTTTTTGCTGGATCAATTACAAGCTGCCATTCAGAACCAGTTGACTGGGATTGCCCCCAGAGTTGCGATTAACTGA
- a CDS encoding DUF6335 family protein, translating to MSESTKANATDLNGASAGHIEPVPEQNSIDEIAAKAGVEVPEEEPLHIKETLEQRDQQR from the coding sequence ATGAGTGAATCAACTAAGGCAAATGCTACAGACTTAAACGGTGCTTCCGCAGGTCATATAGAACCTGTGCCGGAACAGAATAGTATTGATGAAATTGCAGCTAAAGCAGGCGTTGAGGTGCCCGAGGAAGAACCTCTACATATCAAGGAGACTTTGGAACAGCGCGACCAGCAGCGCTAG
- a CDS encoding DUF1816 domain-containing protein has product MMPMNLWIYITELVNLTGLAWWIEVKTLTPDCIYFFGPFLTCQEAQAALPGYVEDLEAEKPKKMTVTIKRCQPSQLTVCW; this is encoded by the coding sequence ATGATGCCAATGAATCTTTGGATTTATATAACTGAACTGGTTAATCTCACAGGCTTAGCCTGGTGGATTGAAGTTAAGACTCTGACGCCAGATTGTATCTATTTCTTTGGTCCATTCTTAACCTGTCAAGAGGCCCAGGCTGCTTTACCTGGATATGTTGAAGATCTAGAAGCCGAAAAGCCCAAGAAAATGACCGTCACTATCAAACGTTGCCAGCCCTCCCAACTCACGGTTTGCTGGTAA
- a CDS encoding manganese catalase family protein — protein MFFHTKELINKTVEVDEPDPRFAQLLLEQFGGATGELSAALQYWVQSFHVEDQGIKDMLQDIAVEEFSHLEMIGKLIEIHTKKVDQTEAYKSTLFAVRGQGPHFLDSQGSAWTATYLNEGGDVVRDLRANIAAEAGARQTYESLIRMAPDAGTKETLVHLLTREISHTKMFMNALDSLGKLTDPFFGDIQPDETVDLYYNLSQGEGDQRGPWNSEPDFKYVENPLH, from the coding sequence ATGTTTTTTCACACAAAAGAGCTAATCAACAAAACCGTTGAAGTGGATGAACCCGATCCTCGATTTGCACAACTCTTACTTGAGCAATTTGGTGGGGCCACTGGAGAGCTATCGGCTGCCTTGCAGTACTGGGTACAATCTTTTCACGTTGAAGACCAAGGCATTAAAGATATGCTTCAAGATATCGCAGTAGAAGAGTTTAGCCATCTAGAAATGATCGGCAAACTGATTGAAATCCATACGAAAAAAGTCGATCAGACCGAAGCCTACAAAAGCACCCTCTTTGCCGTGCGAGGACAGGGACCTCACTTTCTAGACTCTCAAGGTTCAGCTTGGACCGCGACCTATCTCAACGAGGGAGGAGATGTCGTGCGAGATTTGCGGGCCAATATTGCTGCGGAAGCAGGTGCTCGGCAAACCTACGAAAGCCTTATTCGGATGGCTCCTGATGCAGGCACCAAAGAAACCCTAGTCCATCTACTAACTCGTGAAATTTCTCACACGAAGATGTTTATGAATGCCCTCGACTCCCTAGGCAAACTCACCGATCCATTCTTCGGTGATATTCAACCGGACGAAACGGTGGATCTCTACTACAACCTATCTCAAGGAGAAGGCGATCAACGGGGACCTTGGAATTCTGAACCTGACTTTAAATATGTGGAGAACCCTCTCCATTAG
- a CDS encoding HAD family hydrolase, with product MTQATQPVANRIAIAFDFDETLVPNSYDAFLEYLGYDVSQFRQARYEPLKEQGWDGIPARFHTLVQASQERPDGQKITRETLKAFGQQLQPFPGVTDMFGRLRQQAQAIVPDIDVEFYLITSGFVEIARHSAIAPYFKAMWGCEFHYSDIGEVQCLKCSVTHAEKTRYLNYLSKGIENHTQDDLLFVYQDVPEEKLHVPFSQVIYVGDGTSDLPCFELLNRTGGIAIGVFAKGTAADWSQEYQVSRSQRVTNLALADYSEGAELMQSLTLAVESISKKVALLQFGHGE from the coding sequence ATGACGCAAGCGACTCAGCCCGTTGCCAATCGAATTGCGATCGCCTTCGACTTTGACGAAACCCTAGTCCCCAACAGTTACGATGCCTTTCTAGAATACCTGGGCTATGATGTGAGTCAATTTCGGCAAGCGCGATACGAACCCTTAAAAGAGCAAGGCTGGGACGGTATTCCAGCTCGATTTCACACCCTAGTTCAAGCGTCGCAAGAACGTCCAGACGGTCAAAAAATCACCAGAGAGACGCTAAAAGCATTTGGTCAGCAGTTACAGCCTTTTCCGGGCGTCACCGACATGTTTGGAAGGCTGCGTCAGCAGGCCCAGGCCATTGTGCCAGACATTGACGTTGAATTTTATCTCATTACCAGTGGCTTCGTTGAAATTGCGCGTCATAGTGCGATCGCTCCCTATTTCAAGGCCATGTGGGGCTGTGAATTCCACTATTCAGATATAGGAGAGGTTCAATGTCTGAAGTGCTCGGTCACCCATGCAGAAAAGACACGCTATCTCAACTATCTTTCCAAAGGCATCGAAAATCACACCCAAGATGACCTGCTCTTTGTTTACCAAGATGTTCCTGAAGAAAAACTCCATGTCCCCTTTAGCCAAGTGATCTACGTAGGAGATGGCACCTCTGATTTGCCCTGTTTTGAACTACTGAATCGAACGGGTGGCATTGCGATCGGGGTTTTTGCGAAAGGAACTGCTGCTGACTGGAGCCAAGAGTATCAGGTCAGTCGCAGCCAACGAGTCACCAATCTCGCTCTGGCTGACTATAGCGAAGGGGCTGAGCTAATGCAGTCTCTGACGCTAGCCGTTGAGAGCATTAGCAAGAAAGTGGCGTTGTTGCAGTTCGGCCATGGCGAGTAG
- a CDS encoding GlsB/YeaQ/YmgE family stress response membrane protein: MNIIAWIVLGLIAGAIGKAIYPGHQGGGILATMLLGIVGAFIGGSLFSLIQTGSLSLVGASLSIPGVIVAVIGSIIAIFLWGLLTRRTV; this comes from the coding sequence ATGAACATTATCGCTTGGATCGTATTGGGTTTAATTGCAGGTGCAATTGGTAAAGCGATTTATCCAGGTCATCAAGGTGGCGGCATCCTTGCCACCATGCTTCTTGGGATCGTAGGTGCCTTTATTGGCGGGAGTCTCTTCAGCCTCATTCAGACGGGAAGTTTGAGTTTGGTAGGGGCCTCTCTCAGTATCCCAGGCGTGATCGTCGCTGTAATTGGTTCAATTATCGCCATATTTCTGTGGGGACTACTGACCCGTCGTACCGTCTAG
- a CDS encoding patatin-like phospholipase family protein → MPQTVGLALGSGGARGWAHIGALRALEEASIEIHYVAGTSIGAVVGAFYAVGELDALEEYIYHLDWKKIVSFLDFVFPRQGLLDGDKVYGLLADHLLEHQIEDTQVPFCCVATNLSTQQAVCIDRGLSYSKCYLFATTPTLQITNEVTLGLFFKTLGRGEWRNSFVRVTCMSLVTH, encoded by the coding sequence ATGCCACAAACAGTTGGCCTTGCCCTGGGTAGTGGCGGCGCGAGAGGTTGGGCACATATTGGCGCCCTCAGAGCCTTGGAAGAAGCAAGTATTGAAATTCACTACGTAGCTGGTACCAGTATTGGCGCAGTAGTGGGTGCTTTCTATGCCGTTGGTGAACTTGATGCGCTAGAAGAATATATCTACCATCTTGACTGGAAAAAGATTGTCTCATTTCTAGACTTTGTCTTTCCCAGGCAGGGACTCTTAGATGGTGATAAAGTCTACGGCTTACTAGCAGACCATCTTCTAGAACACCAGATAGAAGACACACAAGTTCCATTCTGCTGTGTTGCCACAAACCTCAGCACTCAGCAAGCAGTTTGCATTGATCGCGGTTTGAGCTACAGCAAGTGTTATCTTTTTGCGACGACACCAACGCTACAGATAACTAATGAGGTCACTCTAGGACTCTTTTTTAAGACCTTAGGTAGAGGTGAATGGCGCAATTCATTCGTTAGAGTAACCTGCATGTCCCTGGTCACCCATTGA
- a CDS encoding DUF1206 domain-containing protein, translating to MKNSVASWIVLLARLGYAAKGIVYVTVGLLATLTVFNMGGETTSSSGALQAIAQQPFGQILLGIVVVGLTGYVLWRFIQAIKDPEHRRSDDAKGVFRRLGYAINGLVYGGIALTALQLLMGTGGDQGSNDSTQVWTAKVMSQPFGPWMVGTGGAFMIGLGFYYCYRAFATKFREKLKLYEMSRTEELWATRVGVLGILARAVVFIIIGSFLIQAAHQADPSKARSSEGVLQVLQQNQPFGSVLLAFIAIGLFAYGLHMLVQARYRRIEPT from the coding sequence ATGAAGAATAGTGTTGCATCGTGGATTGTCCTCCTGGCTCGTCTGGGCTACGCAGCAAAAGGAATCGTTTACGTCACGGTCGGTCTTTTGGCCACGCTAACCGTGTTTAACATGGGTGGTGAAACAACTAGCTCGAGCGGCGCACTGCAAGCGATTGCTCAACAGCCCTTCGGGCAGATATTACTGGGTATCGTAGTGGTAGGACTGACCGGTTACGTGCTCTGGCGCTTTATCCAAGCCATTAAGGATCCCGAACATAGAAGGAGCGATGATGCGAAAGGGGTTTTTAGACGGTTAGGCTACGCCATCAATGGCCTGGTCTACGGGGGGATTGCGCTTACAGCCCTACAACTCCTGATGGGCACGGGCGGTGATCAAGGCAGCAACGATTCCACACAAGTCTGGACTGCAAAGGTCATGTCTCAACCCTTTGGACCCTGGATGGTAGGCACAGGGGGAGCGTTTATGATTGGTCTGGGTTTTTATTATTGCTATCGAGCCTTTGCCACGAAATTTCGTGAAAAGCTGAAGTTATACGAGATGAGTCGCACCGAAGAGCTATGGGCGACGCGCGTGGGCGTCCTAGGAATTTTAGCTCGGGCGGTCGTTTTTATCATCATTGGCAGCTTCCTGATTCAAGCAGCACACCAGGCGGATCCGAGTAAGGCCCGCTCTTCTGAAGGGGTGCTCCAGGTGTTGCAACAGAACCAACCCTTTGGCTCTGTCTTGTTAGCGTTCATCGCGATTGGTTTATTCGCTTATGGGCTTCATATGTTGGTTCAGGCTCGATATCGCCGTATTGAACCTACATAG
- a CDS encoding chemotaxis protein CheB encodes MSKLATNSEHFFIVGIGASAGGVQALEEFFGHLPDDPNAAFIVVQHLSPHHRSMMTEILQRQTAMPVQEAENGMMVSPSHVYVLPPRKKLSLDGQKLCLRDQPESISYPINEFLRSLAQNWGERTIAILLSGTGSDGTEGIQAISRAGGVALVQSPETAQFTSMPTSAIPSGLVDEILSPQDLAQTVFELIRFSDNFPSTSPEEASLIDPDQLQQILDILAEREEIDFSHYKISTLSRRIHHRCALIRCSNLESYIRLLSSSEEEQKLLRQDLLIGATRFFRDPDAWSFLETEVLPQLIEGLQPQQQLRVWVSACATGEEAYSMAILIDEAISRANKPVQVKIFATDLDANALEVAARGAYPYSIASDISPERLERYFFREGEAYQVRRSLREMLIIAPHDLTKNAGFSKMNLVSCRNVLIYMQPQLQQQVLHLLHFALAPQGVLFLGSSENLSDLTEEFVPLQPKWKLFRKRRDVQLSLMPMTRQVVVSPLSSTGRAKARQQQLDLILEDAFECCLPDRQLTCLLVNRSNQLLRIFYNTAHLLDFPVGETLLDVTNIVPPGLKLPLSTALHRARSDRQAVLYTGIKLEREGQEQNVTLRVRHNHNNPVMEDYLVVVLEVETLTAATPVALRFDVDTEAAQQITELEYELQQTRENLQVTIEELETTNEEQQATNEELLASNEELQSTNEELQSVNEELYTVNAEYQSKIQELTQLNSDINNLLRSTNIGVVFLDSRLNIRKFTPAATAAINIRPADVGRPLADITNNLNCEDLLTLLRQVMQESQDLEREVTLKTTGDHLLMRVNPYLQDDGSNDGVVLTFVRISELKRFQEQLRQTNNILEKLYANSPAGLGLLDHEFRYLRLNQALADINGIAIADHLGKTVQEILPNMAQQIEPILHQVLETGEPACDVEIRGRTATEPDLERCWCTNFYAVDLANGTQGIGVVITEITERIQAEEALRQSEAKLMAAQQLTQVGSWELTVTNDLDLEAARAEWSPELFHLCGFAPDQEVPSFAKILDCCASADQAQLRQALEILITRGTDYSLDLQFQRPDGEQRFLHMLGRAVQDSEGQVTQMYGAMMDVTDHKQYEADLIRKNQALEDAIAVAQAADSANQAKNLFLANMSHEIRTPLNSVLGFGELLLQTPLNPKQKTLLQTLRRNSERLLIIVNDILDLSKLEASELRLESRLFHLPETITELTHTFTPLAEAKGLSLKVEMAPEVPQHLMGDDFRLQQILSNLISNAIKFTVEGQVTLTITQISAEPTTPEQRTTTLHFVVQDTGIGIAEQVQDQLFQPFTQGDLSTVRQYGGTGLGLTICRRIVQLMGGEIGFESALGQGSTFWVRVSFEQAEAAPTLELSQASPPKSRSSSVSNRSVKLLVVEDNIDNRDLLIMMLEGLGYSSPDWAANGQQALERLAEQDYDLVFMDCQMPVMDGYQATQQIRQQEANTSRQTLIVGLTASAMMSDRNQCLSVGMDDYLSKPLLLNDLAQMLEQWLPKAGSPEP; translated from the coding sequence ATGTCCAAACTAGCAACAAATTCAGAGCATTTCTTTATTGTTGGTATTGGTGCCTCTGCTGGAGGAGTGCAAGCTCTCGAAGAGTTCTTCGGCCATCTGCCGGACGATCCTAATGCAGCTTTTATCGTCGTTCAGCACCTTTCTCCCCATCATCGGAGCATGATGACTGAGATTTTGCAGCGGCAAACAGCGATGCCAGTTCAAGAGGCTGAAAACGGCATGATGGTAAGCCCCAGCCATGTCTACGTGCTGCCGCCACGGAAGAAACTGAGTTTAGATGGGCAGAAACTTTGTCTGCGAGATCAACCGGAGTCCATTAGTTACCCTATCAATGAGTTTTTGCGATCGCTAGCCCAAAACTGGGGTGAACGCACCATTGCCATCTTGCTTTCTGGCACAGGAAGCGACGGTACAGAAGGGATTCAGGCCATTAGCCGAGCAGGCGGTGTGGCTTTGGTTCAGTCCCCGGAAACCGCCCAATTCACAAGTATGCCCACCAGCGCGATTCCGTCAGGATTGGTGGACGAAATTTTGTCCCCCCAGGATCTGGCACAAACAGTATTTGAATTGATTCGGTTTTCGGATAACTTTCCATCCACCTCACCCGAAGAAGCCAGCCTAATTGACCCCGATCAACTCCAGCAGATACTTGACATCCTGGCAGAGCGGGAGGAAATCGACTTTTCTCACTACAAAATCAGTACCCTCAGCCGACGCATCCACCATCGCTGTGCGCTGATTCGGTGCAGTAACCTAGAAAGCTACATTCGGCTCCTTAGTAGTTCGGAAGAGGAGCAAAAACTGCTGCGGCAAGATTTGTTGATTGGTGCAACTCGATTCTTTCGTGATCCAGATGCCTGGTCTTTCCTAGAAACAGAGGTACTACCCCAGTTAATTGAGGGACTACAGCCCCAACAGCAGTTACGGGTTTGGGTTTCAGCCTGCGCTACGGGTGAAGAGGCCTACTCCATGGCCATCCTAATTGACGAAGCGATTAGCCGTGCTAATAAGCCTGTACAGGTTAAAATTTTTGCCACTGACTTAGATGCTAATGCCCTGGAGGTTGCTGCACGAGGAGCCTATCCCTATAGCATCGCTAGCGATATCTCCCCGGAACGACTGGAGCGTTATTTTTTTCGTGAGGGAGAGGCCTACCAGGTACGGCGGTCGCTTCGGGAGATGTTGATTATTGCCCCCCATGATCTCACTAAAAATGCTGGATTCTCCAAGATGAATTTGGTGAGTTGCCGAAATGTTTTGATCTATATGCAGCCCCAACTCCAGCAACAGGTACTGCATCTTCTTCATTTTGCCCTAGCACCTCAAGGCGTCTTATTTTTGGGTAGCTCAGAAAATTTGAGCGATCTGACAGAGGAGTTTGTCCCCCTCCAACCTAAGTGGAAGCTGTTTCGCAAACGGCGAGACGTACAGCTCTCGTTGATGCCGATGACCCGGCAAGTCGTTGTCTCCCCTTTATCATCTACGGGCCGAGCTAAAGCGCGCCAGCAACAGCTGGACCTCATTTTAGAAGATGCCTTCGAGTGCTGCTTGCCCGACCGTCAGCTCACCTGTTTGCTGGTCAATCGCAGCAACCAACTTCTGCGGATATTCTACAACACAGCTCATTTACTGGACTTCCCTGTGGGCGAAACGTTATTGGATGTAACCAATATTGTCCCTCCAGGGCTAAAACTACCCCTGAGTACAGCACTGCATCGAGCCAGAAGTGATCGTCAGGCTGTTCTCTACACGGGGATTAAGCTTGAGCGAGAAGGCCAAGAACAAAATGTCACTTTGCGGGTCAGGCACAATCATAATAATCCTGTGATGGAGGACTATCTCGTGGTCGTTCTAGAGGTAGAGACTCTAACAGCCGCTACCCCTGTAGCCTTGCGATTTGATGTAGATACTGAAGCCGCTCAGCAAATCACGGAACTGGAATATGAGCTCCAGCAGACCCGTGAAAATCTCCAGGTGACAATTGAGGAGCTGGAAACCACGAACGAAGAGCAGCAGGCTACGAACGAAGAACTGCTGGCCTCCAACGAAGAACTTCAGAGTACCAATGAGGAACTACAATCCGTCAACGAAGAGCTGTACACCGTCAATGCCGAGTATCAATCCAAAATCCAAGAACTGACCCAGCTCAATAGTGACATCAATAATCTGCTCCGCAGCACCAATATTGGCGTGGTTTTTCTGGACAGTCGGCTTAATATTCGCAAGTTTACCCCTGCAGCCACAGCGGCCATCAATATCAGACCCGCTGATGTAGGACGCCCCCTCGCTGATATCACAAATAACTTAAATTGTGAGGATCTCCTCACCCTATTACGGCAAGTGATGCAGGAAAGCCAAGACCTGGAGCGTGAAGTTACGCTTAAAACAACTGGCGATCACCTACTGATGCGTGTTAACCCCTACCTCCAAGATGATGGTAGCAACGATGGGGTGGTCCTTACCTTTGTCAGAATTAGTGAACTCAAGCGGTTCCAAGAGCAACTTCGGCAGACCAACAATATTCTGGAAAAGCTGTATGCCAATAGTCCAGCTGGTCTTGGCCTCCTCGATCATGAATTTCGGTATTTGCGTCTTAATCAAGCGCTAGCAGACATCAATGGCATTGCGATCGCAGATCATCTGGGTAAAACTGTCCAAGAAATCTTGCCGAACATGGCCCAACAGATTGAGCCGATCCTGCATCAAGTCCTAGAGACAGGTGAACCCGCCTGTGATGTCGAGATTAGGGGGCGGACAGCCACAGAGCCTGATCTGGAGCGATGTTGGTGTACCAACTTCTATGCCGTTGATCTAGCCAACGGAACTCAAGGAATCGGAGTCGTGATTACCGAAATTACTGAGCGCATTCAGGCGGAGGAGGCACTGCGGCAGAGCGAGGCCAAATTGATGGCTGCGCAACAACTAACCCAAGTGGGCAGTTGGGAGCTAACAGTGACCAATGACCTGGATTTGGAGGCAGCGCGAGCGGAATGGTCGCCAGAGCTCTTTCATCTATGTGGGTTTGCTCCCGACCAGGAGGTGCCCAGCTTTGCCAAAATTTTGGATTGCTGTGCTTCAGCAGACCAAGCTCAGCTTCGGCAAGCTCTAGAGATCTTAATTACTAGAGGAACAGACTATAGTCTTGATCTCCAATTTCAACGTCCAGATGGAGAGCAACGCTTTCTGCACATGCTAGGACGCGCTGTACAGGATTCAGAGGGACAGGTGACTCAAATGTACGGAGCCATGATGGACGTTACCGACCACAAACAGTATGAAGCCGACCTTATCCGTAAAAATCAAGCCCTAGAGGACGCCATTGCCGTGGCCCAAGCTGCGGATTCAGCCAACCAAGCCAAAAATCTGTTTTTGGCAAATATGAGTCACGAGATTCGGACCCCACTCAATTCCGTTTTGGGATTCGGAGAGCTTTTGCTTCAGACCCCGTTGAACCCTAAGCAGAAAACACTTCTGCAAACGCTCCGCCGCAACAGTGAAAGACTTCTCATAATTGTCAACGATATTTTGGATCTATCTAAACTAGAGGCTAGTGAACTCCGTTTAGAGAGCCGTTTATTTCACCTCCCTGAAACGATAACAGAGTTGACCCATACCTTTACTCCCCTGGCAGAAGCAAAAGGATTATCCCTGAAGGTTGAGATGGCTCCCGAGGTTCCCCAACATCTGATGGGAGATGACTTCCGACTCCAGCAAATTCTGAGCAATCTGATTAGCAATGCCATTAAGTTTACGGTAGAAGGACAGGTAACCCTGACCATTACTCAGATTTCCGCTGAGCCAACGACACCAGAACAGAGGACAACTACTCTTCACTTTGTGGTGCAAGATACCGGGATTGGCATTGCTGAGCAGGTGCAGGATCAGCTGTTTCAACCCTTTACCCAAGGAGATCTGTCCACTGTGCGACAATATGGCGGCACAGGACTAGGATTAACGATTTGCCGCCGCATTGTGCAGTTGATGGGAGGAGAGATCGGGTTCGAAAGTGCGCTAGGTCAAGGATCGACGTTCTGGGTAAGGGTTAGTTTTGAGCAGGCAGAGGCAGCGCCGACGCTTGAGCTGAGCCAAGCGAGTCCTCCTAAATCCAGGTCTAGTTCGGTATCCAATCGATCCGTAAAGCTACTCGTTGTAGAAGACAATATCGACAACCGCGACCTGCTGATTATGATGCTAGAGGGATTAGGCTATTCCTCACCCGATTGGGCAGCCAACGGTCAGCAGGCCCTCGAACGGCTGGCTGAACAGGATTACGATCTGGTTTTTATGGATTGTCAAATGCCAGTGATGGATGGTTATCAAGCCACTCAACAAATTCGCCAGCAGGAAGCCAACACGTCGAGGCAAACGCTAATAGTAGGGTTGACAGCCAGCGCTATGATGAGCGATCGCAACCAATGTTTATCCGTCGGTATGGATGACTACCTCAGTAAGCCTCTACTCCTCAACGACTTGGCCCAAATGTTGGAGCAATGGTTGCCAAAGGCTGGTTCTCCAGAACCGTAA